In the Silurus meridionalis isolate SWU-2019-XX chromosome 6, ASM1480568v1, whole genome shotgun sequence genome, one interval contains:
- the tmem102 gene encoding LOW QUALITY PROTEIN: transmembrane protein 102 (The sequence of the model RefSeq protein was modified relative to this genomic sequence to represent the inferred CDS: inserted 2 bases in 1 codon) yields MIQSSLLGSMEAIRSAVTPRAPAPVKRVSEVDFRSGTALEHLASHVQELVQLEQXAFGDQTALEVHTAKDFIFNMLGLVQKVDKRLPVANEYLLLSGGAREGVLDLNPEELGDYVRGVDFDLDFTLLVPALKLHDRNQPVTLDMRQSPPCHSWLSLRLCDPAMLTRWGICCEDEPNNRRQEDGEEEEGGSILGSIPSLQSPQSLDGCYFSPLLVTEWFWNVVGTAVEELKRHPQRGIPVPDRVERNGPLTTLILKAGTSRVLYDLLPVVSFRGWPAVAQSWLTTNHFWDGKITEEEAISGFYLLPCCSPTAGSASRPDREWRLAFSRSEVQLKKCVPFPMAAAFQAAKAVVSRLLARPRTGLSLYHLRTLLFWACDRLPAAYLSCSEQETPARLFLGLLDDLAHCVLGKNCPNYFLPQYNMLEHLTDDAALLVARKLAHLRSDPAEHLRAALEQAQQACQLKREAAGTSNGHGASSPSSGPSKATSPQDDRLAQRLQQLVTENPGKSISVFLNPDDVTRPHFRIDDKFY; encoded by the exons AGTAGTCTCTTGGGCTCGATGGAGGCGATCAGGAGCGCAGTGACTCCGCGGGCGCCGGCGCCGGTAAAACGTGTGTCCGAGGTAGACTTCCGCTCAGGCACGGCGCTTGAGCATCTGGCTTCACATGTGCAGGAGCTGGTACAGCTCGAGCA GGCGTTTGGAGACCAGACAGCTCTCGAGGTGCACACAGCCAAGGACTTCATCTTCAACATGCTTG GCCTGGTCCAGAAGGTTGACAAGAGGCTGCCTGTCGCAAATGAATACCTGTTATTGTCAGGCGGTGCCAGAGAGGGTGTTCTTGATCTGAACCCAGAAGAGCTTGGTGACTATGTCAGAGGTGTAGACTTTGACCTGGACTTCACCCTTCTGGTGCCTGCGCTCAAACTGCATGACCGCAACCAGCCTGTAACTCTGGACATGCGCCAGTCTCCACCGTGTCACTCCTGGCTCAGCTTACGGCTTTGTGACCCGGCCATGCTAACCCGATGGGGTATCTGCTGCGAAGACGAGCCTAACAATCGGCGCCAGGAAGAtggtgaggaagaagagggTGGTTCCATATTGGGCTCGATTCCCTCCCTCCAGTCTCCCCAGTCTTTGGACGGATGCTACTTCTCTCCCCTGCTGGTCACAGAATGGTTTTGGAACGTAGTCGGCACAGCAGTTGAGGAGCTAAAGCGGCACCCACAAAGAGGGATTCCAGTTCCTGATCGTGTGGAACGCAATGGACCTTTGACCACGCTGATCCTTAAAGCTGGCACCAGCCGTGTCCTCTATGATCTCTTGCCTGTTGTGTCATTTCGAGGCTGGCCAGCTGTAGCGCAAAGCTGGCTCACTACCAACCACTTCTGGGATGGAAAGATCACAGAGGAGGAGGCAATCAGTGGGTTTTATCTCCTCCCTTGTTGCTCCCCAACTGCTGGCTCAGCTTCAAGGCCTGACCGCGAATGGAGACTTGCATTTTCCCGGAGTGAGGTCCAGTTGAAGAAATGCGTGCCTTTTCCTATGGCCGCAGCCTTCCAAGCAGCCAAAGCTGTTGTGTCAAGACTGCTGGCACGCCCTCGTACTGGTCTTAGCCTTTACCACCTGCGCACCCTACTTTTCTGGGCTTGTGACCGCTTACCTGCAGCGTACTTGAGCTGTTCAGAACAAGAGACACCAGCTCGTTTGTTTCTGGGTCTCTTGGATGACCTGGCACACTGTGTACTGGGTAAAAATTGCCCCAACTATTTCCTCCCTCAGTACAACATGTTGGAACATCTTACTGACGATGCAGCCCTGCTGGTGGCCCGGAAACTAGCACACTTGCGCTCAGATCCAGCTGAACATTTGCGTGCGGCGCTTGAGCAAGCTCAACAGGCCTGCCAGCTGAAACGAGAAGCTGCTGGGACGAGTAACGGGCACGGAGCCTCTTCACCAAGTTCGGGTCCTTCGAAAGCCACCTCCCCTCAAGATGACCGCCTAGCCCAGAGACTGCAGCAGCTGGTTACAGAAAACCCTGGCAAGTCGATTTCGGTCTTCCTTAACCCAGACGACGTGACAAGACCGCACTTCCGCATCGATGATAAGTTCTATTGA